The Arabidopsis thaliana chromosome 5, partial sequence genomic interval GCTCTTAACCGATGTCTCAAGAACAGGTAAGAGCCTCTTGTGCACGAGCTCAAACAAAGATTGAGTGGTTAATTGTCTGAATTTGGCTGAATGAAACTCAATGCTCGCTGTTTTCCTCTGCCTCTGCCAAGTTTCATCATCCGCGTTGAATATTCCATCTCCTAGGAGGTCTCGGAGATTGTCTCGAAAGTAAGAACCTTTAGGGAAGACAGAAAACCGGTTCTTAAGGAGATGCTCAACGTTTCTTGGGTCACAAGTGATAGTGCTGTTGAGGCTGCTAAACCAGGGACCTCTGAATTGGAAAGTTCCGTTCTGGAGACATAGAACATCGGATAGCCACTCGTATATGTTTCCTCTGAGGCCAAAAGCTAGAGAAGGAAGCATCCCAAGAAACGGCCACACGGGAAGACCTTGGTATTTCTTCTGACGCAAGGCATGTATTGCGACAAAGACGAAAATTGCAATAAGGAGCTCAAGAATCTGAACATCTCTCAAGAGAAACAGCCTCCGTGAAACCAGAGGGTCactggaggaagaagaagagaagaaaacgtCATTGAAAGTGAGATTGTAAGAAGAATTGAAATTCATTGtgacaaagagaagagagagcgATGAATCTCAGAAATGAAGAATTGAGAGAGATTAATAAGAATGGAAGTCGTTAGTTAGCTAGTGGGTGAAGAATGTTGCATGAGTTTCTTGTTGGGGACAAAAACTTTGGCTATCAGGAGaaattggtttgatttggtgaGCAGACAAAAACTGTGAACTTTATATTCAAGTGGCTCTTGGTTctcgtgtatatatattattatgttaCTTTTCTTTCACTATAAGTAGGGTTCTTTTGGGGGTTTTGCTTCTGGTTTTGGGAATTTCAAAGGTCGAATCTTTTTTGGGGTTAGATTGTGTTTTTGACCAAAATTGTGAAATAGTTTAGGAAAGGAAATGAGAGGTTGTTGGCGATGGGTAACCTAAGTTAATAATACAATTTCTCTCCATtctatatttagtttttttgctTCCGTCCACATttgctttatatttttatgagGGAATTTATGAATCGTATATTCCcaataaaccaaataaattgtAGGTATCTAATACCTATAgtatataaaatgataattCGTTGTTGGGTGTCTGTCATCTTAtcgattttgaaattttcataaTGGGATAATAAGGGTAGATGGCTAAATTTTGACGTAGGTAATATGAATTGGAAGATTTATTTGCAAGATAATCAAAAGGTATAATTGATGAATATATCtgtgaatttttttaagcATTTGTAATTTGCAATATACTAATTTGTGGCAAGACCGTTGGCTTTTTCGCTTCTTTTTTCGTGAAATGAGCTCATGTTGTTGATTACTTTTTCATTTGTGCAGTAATTGtttgtttagtaaaatttggtattttgtgTTATTCGTTGTATCTCTATGTTCggtaagaaaaaactaaaaaatgtcataaaatttaaaatattatgagGATTGTCCTAAGTTTGGAATGGTAAGCTCTTttttagagattttgaaaactgGCCTAGGTTTGGATTGCTAGTGGCAACAACTATAAGTATTTGAGATCTTTTAAGTTGAGGAAACCACACAAATATTTGAGCTTTGTGGTTTGGAATCTAAGTTTCTTTTAAGGTCTCTACTTGTAGAGTTTTCGATTGAGTTTTCTTTCCGTTTTCTGTTTGTGTTGTAATTTTTGGTGGTTTATGTAGTTTTTGgtctttcatattttttgtacTATCTTTCTGtcaaaatttgcaaaaattgtataaatacTTAGtattgatacaaaaaaaacttagaatatatattagaataGAAAATTGGTACATAAATAATAGCATGAATAACATAATTTACGTACAAAGGACGTGGCATTGGCCGCTCAACAGTTCTAAAGTTAACTAACTATAATTCACATTCATATACGTAAGAAAGTTAGCAAAACGCCTAAACGgaagagaaaagacaaaatatatagagGCCCTAGAAGCTCTATTTTAGGCCCATTAATAAGAAATGGGCCCAACCATGGTGCTGGAGCCTGCCCATGGAGGTGTGCTACCGAGTAAGTAAAGTACTAGATgcagtcttcttcatcaatggAGGTTTTTGATTCGCCCCAAGCTCTCGCGATTCCTGATGTTCTTCAGTAATTTCTTGCAATCCTTATAAACAAAGAGCGTGGAGAATCGTTTCAGaggaaagaaaactaaaaatggcGACTCTTTTCAACAAATTTCAGCAGGTTAATGAATCTCTTGCTTCTGTGTTTGATCTCTTACTGGGTGTGaagaaagtttgaattttttgttcgGATTTAGTCTTTTCGATTTGCACCAATAGAATTAAGATTAGAAGAATTGAAATTAGGCTGAAGGGGAATCGTAAAGTTTCgttttttattgataaatttcTAATGAAGTTGCTCATTTGATAAACTTTGCATTTGCAGGCTGTTGGAGTTCTTGCCAAGAGTACCACATTTGCTAAGAACCCAAGGCAACTGCAGTTTGAAGCAGACGTTAACAAACTCTTTATGTATACAAGgttggttttttttgtctcagAAGAATCAAAGTCTGATTTCTAATATGGATTTGTGAACCATCACACACGATAGTCTTTAGTTTAGCTctagtttttttccttctaagTTATTAATTCTTGTATATACATCCACTATTTGTGCTCATGAAAACTTGTTGTGTTTAGCTATAACCGGTTGGGACGAGAAGCTGAGGAGACTGATGCAGAGGAGATCATTGAGATGGCTGGTAAAGCCACTTTATCTGAGCAGCAGAAGCAAGTTCAAGAGAACATTCACTACCAAGTTGAAAAATTCTGCTCTTTGATGGATGGAATCCTTCTTCCTGATGTTAGGAGGAACGAGTCGGGGTCACAATCAACAAGCCCTCGTCCTCCTCGTAGAAGTGGTCTTACTTTCGCCATTGGTAGTAATAATGCTTTTCCACATGCAGATCAGCCCCGTAAGTGTTTTACTTTACTTGAATCGATTTGTGAACTTATTACTcagtatttttctttcagctTAATTAGTATTCTCActgattcttcttcagcaCAGTTGTTCCCGAGACAAAGCCTTTGAAACTCAATGACGTCTCACAGAGATTAATGGATCAAATGGGTTACACCCTCGAGACCAAACCGTCTGTAATACCTCACAAAGACGCTGGTCAAGGTTGTTTTATCAAAGGCGAGGCAGATGTTGGAACCGTCTTAGCCTTTTACCCTGGAGTTATTTACTCTCCTGCTTTCTACAAGTACATACCCGGGTACCCGAAGGTTGATTCACAGAACTCATATCTCATCACCAGGTATGATGGGACTGTAATAAATGCTCAACCTTGGGGTCTTGGGGGAGAATCAAGGGAAGCATGGAACGGGTCCTACACACCTGCGGTCAAAGCAAACACCAAAACCGCAGAAAACGGGTCAGACAGGTTATGGAAAGCGTTGAGCAAGCCTCTCGAAGGTTCGGGTAAAGGAAAAGAGGTTCTTGAGAGGAGAAATCCGTTGGCTTTTGGTCACTTAGCTAACCACCCAGCGAAAGAGATGACTCCAAACGTTATGATATGTCCTTATGACTTCCCTTTGATGGCGAAAGATCTGCGGCCTTACATTCCGAATATATCTTTTGGGGATTCTGGAGaaataaagatgaaaagaTTTGGAAGTTTCTGGTTTAAGACAGGGAGTAAAAACGGGTTAGAAGCTCCGGTTCTGAAGACACTGGTCTTGGTGGCAACGAGGTCGTTGTGTAATGAGGAACTTTTGCTGAATTACAGGCTGAGCAACTCTAAGAGACGACCAGATTGGTATACTCCGGTTAACGAGGAGGAAGATAGGAGAAGATGGAGctaaatttctcttttatgttttaatgaAACTTGAAAGGCTCTGTTTCAAAACATGCTCCTCGGTTTTCTTTAGACTATTAGCGGGACGTCGTTTCGCTGATTGTGtcactatttttgtttttcgattATTTTTGGAAGACAttttattctaatattttatgttgttCTGTTGTTACATACTATGGACGAAGAGCAACACACGACTCTGTGATGAAACCAGTGCTGCAACTGTAATAGGGAAATTACGTAATGCCAATGCAATTATAGAGTTCTCAATGGATGGTTGGAATGGAACAATGGTGATGATCTGTGTTGTTGAATGTGATAAATGACTTAATgatggatttggttttgtagtcAAAATTATTGAATTGAAGACGTTCAAAAGTTATCGGAAAATATGACTACCGAATAATTACCACAAAAGGAATAGCGAATTCAATAAAGTAGACATAAAATGCACAACTTCAACATAAACGATTATATGAAAACTATAATTGTATAATCTTATAACTCTATTATCTATAATCATTGTGAGTATATCAAATGTTGTTTAAACTCACTCTTGAACTATTTGATAACTTAAACATGTAATAATTATCTACGCAAAAAAAAGACAtagtaattgaaaaaaaagagagtaaatgTTTACATGTTTATGATCTTCGTAGAGAATCTTAGCtagtttcttttaaaacacgTTAGTCATATAataatgcaaacaaaaaaatttataaattttttgtttgtaaacatTTCATATTGATCACACTGTAACATAAATGCCTCGTGACTTCTTAATGTATATAGGTATAATAGGAGAGTACATGTAGATGTAGATATACACTTCTATGACGTATATAAACAGAAACTGAATCTTTTTATTACGCAATCAAAGCCGTAACattctgttttgttatatGACAGGTATAATTTACTTTGCACATACATCACAATTCAcacattatattatataaaaatatttatgtagaTCGGTCGTTGCTAATTTCAAGGGGGAGGAACATgaaagattgagagagagagaagtaaaACAGTGTTTGGTCAAATCTCTCTTAAGAAATAATCTTATGAAATGAACCGTCACTTTCTTTGCTCTGCTCTGCTTTTTATTTGGATCCTTCTATTCCAATTCATTGACCAATCACTTCATTATCTCTAATtctctaacattttttttatattatccttttgatttatatatcaaattatttcaATCATGATACAAAAACGATATTGGAGACATAGCACAAGTTGCGTCTGTCTGTACgtattttctatttatctaGTATAGtctaacaaaaagagaaattgcCCATAAAAAGGGAAACTCAATTTCTAACAAacctttctatttttataaagagAATTTGCTACTATTATTACtgatataaaaagaaataaaatttcttgCTTTCTatcatatttgatattttttgatGTCTTCGTCTTAAGGAAATGGTTACAAAGACAAGTATAATCATATAATTCAAATAGAAAACGATATTAAAGACAGATCACAAATTGCGTGTGTAGATATTTCACCAAGTgttaacaaaaagagaaattcatataaaaaaaaatatttataaaactgcaactattaatttattcaaactaattaaaaagaaagagaaaaatcttcctataaaaagaaatgaatctttctttgtaatcagaaagaaataaaattctttttacttttccagaatttgatttttctcatgTGTCTTATCTTATGAATATGGTTACCACCCAGTGAGACTACAGAGTGTTCTTATCTGTCTCTGAATcccattctctctctcacacaacATTATATAAGCTTACACAGTCACTTCACAATTTCCACAAATTCGATATATTAAActataataaactaaaaagaaatggGTTCTCATAGTGTTGAGTTCTCTGTTCTTGTCCTATTTCTTGTGTCCTTTCTTCTTGGCTCAACATCAGCAGAAAAGCTGTGCAGTGACAACGACGGCGACAACGGTTGTTTCCGGTCTAGGGTTTTGGCAGCGCAACGAGCTGATCGAGTGAAAGAGCTTCCGGGACAGCCGCCAGTGAAATTCCGGCAATACGCCGGTTATGTGACGGTTAATGAAACACATGGAAGAGCATTGTTCTATTGGTTCTTTGAAGCCACTCAGAATCCAAGCAAAAAACCTGTCCTCCTTTGGCTCAATGGAGGTAAGTTAAACTAACTCACATCCactcatttttcttctattacGTCTCATAGTTAAAAGATTAAAACCCACCAATAAAATAAGGTGTATCATGCTTTGTGTGCATTTCATCTACTTGATATTGATTTCGTAATAGATATTTGATCCTTGCGCAATCTTTATATTCgaattttgaaactttcatGAGTTGGGTTAGAAAAACAATTCCATTTAACAACATTACAcgtaaaataacaaaaaattaacgTACGtatactatataaataatataatacagCTGAAATAATTTTTAACGTGGATTAAaataaaccataaataaatAGGTATGTATGTATCAGTCATTTGTATGCATGGAGACAAAAAAAGGTAACTTGGGGAGAATATTAGGTGAAGCTTCCTAATAGTAAGACGTATCTCATTTGGCACCATGTCAAAATCAATGAAACGTATGTGGTTAGtagttatcatcatcaccatcatgaTGAGTTTTGGTTGTGATTGGTTAAACTTTAAAGTAATTTTGGAAGCTTGTAATGATTCCACATGCTTGTTAGTTGTTACATGATCCTATATATGCTAGCTTTTATTCTCTTGTAGACTCATTtgctatatatttaaatttacaatCCACATATCTCAACGTTCCATCATGCTTTGCTTTTAgatggttttttcttttagatgtTTATGGTTTCTTACACATTGTTAATAGaaaaatactttatttttaagtcATTTTATTCATAAAGAGCTAAACAAcgtaaaaatccaaattttgatgaaaatagtcataaaacaataaaatcttTGATAGATTATTGTAAGTCTTTTTGTTCAGCATAACACGCttggaaaatattttggtgAAAGATTAAAGATAATTAGTTTGGTGGAAGATTAACCATATgcttatattttattacatattAATTGAATTCATATGCATGTGATggatattaaaattattaccTCCACATATTTAGGCTTTAATAGGCTCCCGTGGGCTCATTGCGCCCTTTACTTTAATATGAAGGCACAGTAATTATTGACACAAAAGTTATGCATCTATCTATTATCATCATATCAAGAAAAGTCAATTCCATGAAACTTAAACGGTCCTTCGGTCCATAATTCATTATGATTCCAAACATTACACATGGTCCATGCACGTATATGCACGCCCTAAAAGTTTTCtcaagtttgtttttattcgtGTGTTTCTTGATAAAGGCAAGTTTATCATTATAAGCAACAAAACCCTTAAATTAAATGGACCCTATGCAATAATAGTGAATAAAAAGTAACATAATGTAGAGTCAAATTAAAGGAGTAGGCCTATATCACCTAAGTTTAAATTTGGTGGTACTTCCAAATAATGTACATAGTAAAATGTATTTAGTTATAGTATATTGAGATTTCAATGGtgaaaaatgtgaatataGGACCGGGATGTTCATCAATCGGATTCGGAGCTGCAGAAGAACTGGGACCATTCTTCCCACAAAACTCGAGTCAGCCTAAACTCAAGCTAAATCCATACAGCTGGAACAAAGGTATGGGTATACATAACTTtctaaatattcaaatattatctctctttctatcaATAATGTAACTgaattaatgtttttgaaatgtGATTTACATAGCGGCGAATTTGTTATTCTTGGAATCGCCGGTTGGAGTTGGATTCTCCTATACTAACACAAGCCGTGATATAAAACAACTCGGCGACACTGTCACAGGTTCGGtttgttatatataacattagttttattaatgaaatattagttttgtttgtaagTTAATAATTAAAGTTTGTGTATGATGAACAGCGAGAGACTCGTACAACTTCCTTGTCAACTGGTTCAAGAGATTTCCCCAGTACAAGTCACACGACTTCTACATTGCCGGAGAAAGCTACGCCggtaaattattattattataagttAGAAATACACGACGTCGTTTCTACATGTGAttattacaaaaccaaaaaacaaaacattgaatATGTATGATTTGCGTGGAATTATTAGGCCATTACGTCCCACAACTTTCGGAGCTCatctacaaagaaaacaagattgCGTCCAAGAAAGATTTCATTAATCTCAAGGGTTTAATGGTCAGagattttcttaaatcaaTCCAATAATTATTAGTTTCACTTGCACTATATCTAGTGTTTTGATGAAGACTttgaattgtatatatatacagataGGAAACGCGTTATTGGATGACGAAACGGATCAAAAGGGGATGATAGAATATGCATGGGATCACGCGGTGATATCAGATGCATTGTACGAGAAAGTGAACAAAAACTGcgatttcaaacaaaaacttgtgaCCAAGGAATGCAACGACGCTTTAGATGAGTATTTTGATGTATACAAGATCCTTGACATGTACAGTCTGTACGCTCCAAAGTGTGTCCCCACCTCCACGAACTCCTCTACTTCTCATTCAGTCGCCGGAAACCGCCCCCTACCCGCATTCCGAAGCATTCTACGACCCCGTCTCATCTCTCACAATGTAAGTAATTCGTCTTTTTAATCACTTAGAAAAAATTCTTTCGTAACCAATTTGACTAACCGGTTATAATTGATTATATACAGGAAGGATGGAGGAGGATGGCCGCCGGGTACGATCCATGTGCATCAGAGtatacagaaaaatatatgaacagAAAAGATGTTCAGGAGGCACTTCACGCTAATGTCACCAACATCTCTTACCCTTGGACTCATTGCAGGTATTATTACGACGTTCAATCTTATTTTCGGTTAGGTTTtccagattttgtttttcatgaaATATAAAAAGCACATATAGTTTGGTTTGGTCTTTTTTAGCAATATATGTTAACGTTTTAGGATTCTAAGGTATATATTGAGGaagcagttttttttttccggttgTTTGGTTATGGTTTGTTCGAATATAGGCAAAGGAAATTGAATCAGTTTATGAATTGTCACATGCACCTACATATTAATACTCTTACTATCATAGTTTAACCAAAAGCGTGTGTGGTAAATGATTGATAGATAGGAACTTAAACCATATGCATGGTTTACTATGTGCAGTGACACTGTCTCATTCTGGTCTGACGCTCCCGCTTCTATGCTTCCAACCTTAAGAACACTTGTTTCAGCGGGATTACGCGTATGGGTTTTCAGGTATAACACCTAATCCTTGGCATTTTTATGTAAGAATTAACTGAAAACGAGCGATAACCGTTTTAAATTGTTTGGTAAACTTAATAGTGGGGATACAGACGGGCGAATCCCCGTGACCGCAACCAGATACTCACTAAAGAAGCTAGGTCTTAAGATAGTCCAAGACTGGACACCTTGGTACACCAAACTACAGGTTAATTTGGTTCCAAGTTACAAACTTTAACTTTTCTTCCAAGTAAGTGTGTGATTGActctaaagatatatatatatatatatatatttttctttcacttgcCGTTAGGTCGGAGGGTGGACGGTGGAGTATGACGGTTTAATGTTTGTGACGGTAAGAGGAGCGGGACACCAGGTTCCGACATTTAAACCTAGAGAAGCTCTTCAGCTCATTCATCATTTTCTAGGCAATAAGAAACTTCCTACTTTTcccttttgatattttctctACCCACAGATTTTATGATCTTTATATAAttcttaaaacaataataaacagATTTGAGCAAAATAGGCCATTATATTAGAATTGTACAAATGTTTTATCGCGTTTTACATGTTTTCTCGTGTTACAGTGACCTCTAAAACTCTCATCTCTTGGATAATTCTTTAACAATATATAGTCATCCAATGAtccaaacaacacaaattttAGCTAGGCTTACTTCTATATAAGTTGGAAGAAAATTTTAGATGTCaataatatgataattatgaaagagatgatgatgaaatttagaaaatattgtAAATTCAGTGTTACACATATTTCATATTCAACGTCAAATACATTCGCCAAATAAATGTACATGGCTCTTATatgattctctcttctctttgagttttcttcattgttaTGGGTATGACAACAAAtatcattatatttatttcgtTTTAAGACAagattatgaaagaaaaaaaaaattgttaatcaaTAGAATTCAGATGTatctttttttgatataacttttttaataaGTCAATAGTAAACTAAATTTGAATAGAATCACGATAAAATACAACAACATTGAAACGAATCTCTGCCAGGTACACATATAGCATTGTTAAACGGTGGTTTGTTCACTCCACATGAGTCATAGcaatcttctttcttatgaCACGGTCCTTTGAATTCACAATCTGAGGAAGCATCCATAATTCCTGTTGAATTCAtcacaatttaaaaatatttacttgttAAGTTACCATCatagatatttttgttatgtataaAATGCCTATGAttattacatatttatatgcatatatttttgtcgACAACATATATTATACTGAATTTTGATTCGGATAGTTTCGAAGTGATAACACATATACAAACATCTAGGCTCCAACCTATATGCATATATGATTGAAAAAGCGTATATTTATTAGACAAGAAACCAATACTTACGAGTGGATTGAACATTAACAAGGAAGGAAACAATAATACAAAGAGCAACAATGTGAAGTTTCATCGATGTCATCTTTCGATCtatataatattgatataaGATCCTTTTTTCTACTTCACTGAATAAACTaagaattttgattgttttatactgaattttgaaataacaTGCATATAgccattaaattaaaaacatgcatatagatcaaaatcaaaatctatatattaaaacatgcATATAgccattaaattaaaaatatacatatatatcaaaatcaaaatctatatattaaaaacatgCATATAAGccattaaattttgaaataacatGCATCTAGccattaaattttgaaataatatgCATATAGCCATTAAtaataactcaaaatcaaaatctatatattagttattttttactttcaaaattaactcaatttttttcctaatcaataagaaattgtttataagatattaaacttttatttgaaagcagaaaaacaaatcctcTTATAATCAATGAAGTAAGGGGTCATGAAGtaattgttatttatattgtcaattaaaaaagtattaacCTCTAATCTGATTTATTTAACTATGAGACCTTTATATTAGTTAAGGTTTATCATTTCAAaacttatattattaatttaactAAAGTAGCAAACCCtctaaatttcaaaacatttttatttttataaaacatttttaaaatcaatttctaactaattctattattttctGATATATCTATAGATACGATAGGCAATGAATCTTCTATGATTTAAGCACAGATAATAGTGTTTTGCTAAAAAAACGATTAAAATAACACTACAACAATTACGGTTGCAATTTGAAACAAAGCCGACAAAAGATTCatacattttgtttatatatagcaCACCATAATATAACAATCGTTACTTGTTCAACTATAATGTCACTAGTCTTTTAGTTCAAAATACATATGATAATTACATATCTATATAAAGGTATTatgtaaaaatttatatcagctgataaaaaaaaacttacgaGCGGATTGAACATTAATACAAAGAGAAACTATGATGAGGAGAGCTACAAAGTGAAGCTTTGACGATGTCATCtttcatatacttttttttagtCACCACAGGAACACACTAATTGTTCAATTTATAGCTAAATCTGAAACAATCTCAAAATAAAGTTaccttttaaatattttcaaagatttttacTGATTAAATTACTTgacatttttgtataaaattcatatatgCGATTTGAACATAGATACCGTTCAAAGATTTACATTAATGTTCAGATATTGCTTGCCAATTTTATTGATCAAGGAAAGACGAAGTCAACAATTAAAACATGTATACGTTAATATCCGATTTACTAACCAAATGTTGTGCCAGAGCCCAGAAGTGGTATCATATAAAGATAGTCAACATTTGGTTGGTTGGTATCATATAAAAGGAATGTCAAATACCTTGCAATATGATGTTTAatatttaagtatttaactattttatttgaccttccatttttttttgggtgtgtAACGGATGATTTTCTACCACTTACAATTGGGCTAGGCCCTttacaaaagaagataagTCTTTTAAGCCAAAAAGTCAGCAAATAGCAATAGTGTTTGAAGAGTCGGAAACGAAACGAAACAATATcgaaaaaataagatatatcGAGGATATCGAAGTGAATTCCGTAGAGCTCTTTCAATTGAAGTTCCGAATAAAGTGCTTTGAGTAGTTTTCTGAgtcagaagaaaaagagagatgacGGAAGCCGAGACTCCGAGCATGGTTCATCGCTTGAAGGAGTAACAACATTAGTTGACCTTCCTTTTAAGTAACAATATTAATACTAAACacacaaatttttataaaagtcttaactattttatttaatttgaccttctttcaaaaataaagttatttagAAACTAAGAATTAGCTAggtaaagagaaaaacaaacttttgtAAACAGGAAAATTAGCTCAGACGAGGCTAATAAACTGGTTTATGATCTGCGATAATAGGTTAAGGTTTCGTGGTGGTTGGTTTCGAATTGCCTTTTCAGGATGATTTCATGTTGAGTTTTTGACCAGATAcctcattttcaaaaaaaggaTGTATCTCTTCATTCATTTGTTTgagtaattttt includes:
- a CDS encoding C5orf35 (unknown protein; BEST Arabidopsis thaliana protein match is: unknown protein (TAIR:AT5G08270.1); Has 30201 Blast hits to 17322 proteins in 780 species: Archae - 12; Bacteria - 1396; Metazoa - 17338; Fungi - 3422; Plants - 5037; Viruses - 0; Other Eukaryotes - 2996 (source: NCBI BLink).), encoding MATLFNKFQQAVGVLAKSTTFAKNPRQLQFEADVNKLFMYTSYNRLGREAEETDAEEIIEMAGKATLSEQQKQVQENIHYQVEKFCSLMDGILLPDVRRNESGSQSTSPRPPRRSGLTFAIGSNNAFPHADQPLVPETKPLKLNDVSQRLMDQMGYTLETKPSVIPHKDAGQGCFIKGEADVGTVLAFYPGVIYSPAFYKYIPGYPKVDSQNSYLITRYDGTVINAQPWGLGGESREAWNGSYTPAVKANTKTAENGSDRLWKALSKPLEGSGKGKEVLERRNPLAFGHLANHPAKEMTPNVMICPYDFPLMAKDLRPYIPNISFGDSGEIKMKRFGSFWFKTGSKNGLEAPVLKTLVLVATRSLCNEELLLNYRLSNSKRRPDWYTPVNEEEDRRRWS